Proteins from a single region of Starkeya sp. ORNL1:
- a CDS encoding 5-oxoprolinase subunit PxpA, with protein sequence MKTIDLNCDMGEGFGVYSLGDDEAMLDIVTSANIACGFHAGDPLVMATTLEAAKARDVGVGAHPSFFDLWGFGRRPILGQSPAEVEKQIIYQIGALQALAHAQGLKLGHIKTHGSLGNMANEDIDLARAVARAIKAVDPDFIFVVMPGLPTERAGEEAGLKLAREIYADRAYADNGNLASRKLPGAVLHDADEAAERVLQIVESGEVTSITGKRIAVRADSVCVHGDTAGAVAMARKVKARLTEAGYAVRPMAEWL encoded by the coding sequence ATGAAGACCATCGATCTCAATTGCGACATGGGCGAGGGCTTCGGCGTCTATTCGCTCGGCGATGACGAGGCCATGCTGGACATCGTCACCTCTGCCAACATCGCCTGCGGCTTCCATGCCGGCGATCCCCTGGTCATGGCGACGACGCTGGAGGCCGCCAAGGCGCGCGACGTCGGCGTCGGCGCGCATCCGAGCTTCTTCGATCTGTGGGGCTTCGGCCGCCGGCCGATCCTCGGGCAGAGTCCGGCCGAGGTGGAGAAGCAGATCATCTACCAGATCGGCGCCTTGCAGGCGCTGGCACACGCGCAAGGCCTCAAGCTCGGCCATATCAAGACCCACGGCTCGCTCGGCAACATGGCGAACGAGGATATCGACCTCGCCCGCGCGGTGGCGCGCGCCATCAAGGCGGTCGATCCCGATTTCATCTTCGTGGTGATGCCGGGCCTGCCCACCGAGCGCGCCGGTGAAGAGGCGGGCCTCAAGCTGGCGCGCGAGATCTATGCCGACCGAGCCTATGCCGACAACGGCAACCTCGCCTCGCGCAAGTTGCCGGGCGCGGTGTTGCACGATGCCGACGAGGCGGCGGAGCGCGTGTTGCAGATCGTGGAGAGCGGCGAGGTCACGTCCATCACCGGCAAGCGCATCGCGGTGCGGGCCGATAGCGTGTGCGTCCATGGCGACACCGCCGGCGCTGTGGCGATGGCGCGCAAGGTGAAGGCGCGGCTCACCGAAGCCGGCTACGCGGTGCGGCCGATGGCGGAGTGGCTGTAG
- a CDS encoding ABC transporter ATP-binding protein, with protein MAFLDISGVRKTYGTNPVVREFDLAVERGEFVSFLGPSGCGKTTTLRMVAGFEHPTVGTIKIGGKDVTNLPPNQRNIGMVFQAYALFPNMTVADNIGFGLKVAKKPSAEIGPRVKEMLELIKLPHLADRYPYQLSGGQQQRVALARAIANKPQVLLLDEPLSALDAKIRVSLREEIRSLQKALGITTIFVTHDQEEALSMSDRVVVMSEGRMEQVGNPFEIYNYPKTRFVAGFVGTLNTLKAQVVDPSSGRLSIDGQEAVTTRPLNGSAAGAERTVALRPEAVALGERTEGRNSLSGTIDEVGFLGSVVRIKVRLGENAVSLDTFNSSSVSPPKRGDTASIVFAREDLLVLEDA; from the coding sequence ATGGCATTTCTGGACATTTCCGGCGTTCGCAAGACCTACGGCACCAACCCGGTGGTGCGGGAATTCGATCTCGCGGTCGAGCGCGGCGAGTTCGTCTCGTTCCTCGGGCCGTCGGGCTGCGGCAAGACCACGACGCTGCGCATGGTCGCCGGCTTCGAGCATCCCACCGTCGGCACCATCAAGATCGGCGGCAAGGATGTGACCAATCTGCCGCCGAACCAGCGCAATATCGGCATGGTGTTCCAGGCCTATGCGCTGTTCCCGAACATGACGGTGGCCGACAATATCGGCTTCGGCCTCAAGGTGGCGAAGAAGCCGTCGGCGGAGATCGGCCCGCGGGTGAAGGAGATGCTGGAGCTGATCAAGCTGCCGCACCTCGCCGACCGCTACCCCTACCAGCTCTCCGGTGGCCAGCAGCAGCGCGTGGCGCTCGCCCGCGCCATCGCCAACAAGCCGCAGGTGCTCCTGCTCGACGAGCCGCTCTCCGCGCTCGACGCCAAGATCCGCGTGTCGCTGCGCGAGGAGATCCGCAGCCTGCAGAAGGCGCTCGGCATCACCACCATCTTCGTCACCCATGACCAGGAGGAAGCGCTGTCGATGTCCGACCGCGTCGTGGTGATGAGCGAAGGCCGGATGGAGCAGGTCGGCAATCCGTTCGAGATCTATAATTACCCGAAGACCCGCTTCGTCGCCGGCTTCGTCGGCACGCTGAACACCTTGAAGGCGCAGGTGGTCGATCCTTCGTCCGGACGCCTGAGCATTGACGGCCAGGAAGCCGTCACCACGCGCCCGCTCAATGGCAGCGCGGCCGGCGCCGAGCGCACCGTCGCGCTGCGCCCGGAAGCGGTGGCGCTCGGCGAGCGCACCGAGGGGCGCAACAGCCTCTCCGGCACCATCGACGAGGTCGGCTTCCTCGGCTCGGTGGTCCGCATCAAGGTCCGGCTCGGCGAGAACGCGGTGTCGCTCGACACCTTCAACTCATCGAGCGTCAGCCCGCCCAAGCGCGGCGACACCGCCTCGATCGTCTTCGCCCGCGAAGACCTGCTGGTGCTGGAAGACGCGTAG
- a CDS encoding ABC transporter permease, whose translation MKSERLGPWLAMILGTLYFVIPLIATFEFSLRKRRGVYSFDAYASVFSDNRFIESFGYSTLIALITIVVGVLLVVPTAYVIRLRMPRIRPVVEFITLLPLVIPAIVIVFGYLRLYNSSSFLPLTASTRTTDLLLVFAYVVLAMPYMYRAVDTGLRSIDVKTLTEAAESLGASWWTILFNVILPNVRVAVLSGAFLTFAIVIGEFTMASLLNRPAFGPYLQNVGANSAYEPSALAVIAFVVTWACMGLIQLFGRGARGSSAATR comes from the coding sequence ATGAAGAGTGAACGGCTCGGCCCCTGGCTGGCGATGATCCTTGGCACGCTGTATTTCGTCATACCGCTCATCGCCACCTTCGAATTCTCGCTCCGCAAGCGGCGTGGCGTGTATTCGTTCGACGCCTATGCTTCAGTGTTCAGCGACAATCGCTTCATCGAGAGCTTCGGCTATTCGACGCTGATCGCGCTGATCACCATCGTCGTCGGCGTGCTGCTGGTGGTGCCGACCGCCTATGTCATCCGGCTGCGGATGCCGCGCATCCGCCCGGTGGTCGAGTTCATCACTTTGCTGCCGCTGGTCATCCCGGCCATCGTCATCGTGTTCGGCTATCTCCGGCTCTATAATTCCTCGTCCTTCCTGCCGCTGACCGCGAGCACGCGCACCACCGACCTGCTGCTGGTCTTTGCCTATGTCGTGCTGGCGATGCCCTACATGTACCGCGCCGTGGATACCGGGCTGCGCTCGATCGACGTGAAGACGCTGACCGAAGCCGCCGAGAGCCTGGGCGCCAGCTGGTGGACCATATTGTTCAACGTGATCCTGCCGAACGTGCGGGTCGCGGTGCTGTCCGGCGCCTTCCTGACCTTCGCCATCGTCATCGGCGAGTTCACCATGGCGAGCCTGCTCAACCGGCCGGCCTTCGGCCCCTATCTGCAGAATGTCGGCGCCAACAGCGCCTATGAGCCTTCGGCGCTGGCGGTGATAGCCTTCGTCGTCACCTGGGCCTGCATGGGCCTGATCCAGCTCTTCGGGCGTGGCGCCCGCGGTTCGTCCGCGGCGACGCGCTAG
- a CDS encoding ABC transporter permease subunit, with translation MDGSTVAAQRKRLPLSWLGVVPFFVFALLFLILPTVDLMIGAFQTPTGEFTFQNIANLNQPSIISAYKISIQVSLASAVLGALFGFFLAHAAVMGNLPSWMRPTLTTFSGVASNFAGVPLAFAFISTLGRTGLVTTLLYSYFGFNLYSTGFNILSFWGLTITYLYFQIPLMVLILMPALDGLKKEWREAASILGATKLQFWTHVAFPVLWPSLLGATMLLFANAFGAIATAYALTGSSLNIVPILLYAQIRGDVLHDPNLGYALALGMILITAVSNITYIWLRARSDRWLR, from the coding sequence ATGGACGGCAGTACTGTCGCCGCACAGCGCAAGCGTCTGCCGTTGTCGTGGCTCGGTGTGGTGCCGTTCTTCGTCTTCGCCTTGCTGTTCCTGATCCTGCCGACCGTCGATCTGATGATCGGCGCGTTCCAGACCCCGACCGGCGAGTTCACCTTCCAGAACATCGCCAATCTCAACCAGCCGAGCATCATCTCGGCCTATAAGATCTCGATCCAGGTCTCGCTGGCCTCGGCCGTGTTGGGCGCCCTGTTCGGCTTCTTCCTCGCCCATGCCGCGGTGATGGGCAATCTGCCCTCCTGGATGCGCCCGACGCTCACCACTTTTTCCGGCGTCGCCTCCAATTTTGCCGGCGTGCCGCTGGCCTTCGCCTTCATCTCCACGCTCGGCCGCACCGGCCTGGTGACGACCCTGCTCTACAGCTATTTCGGCTTCAATCTCTACTCCACCGGCTTCAACATCCTGAGCTTCTGGGGCCTCACCATCACCTATCTGTACTTCCAGATACCGTTGATGGTGCTGATCCTGATGCCGGCACTGGATGGCCTGAAGAAGGAGTGGCGGGAGGCCGCCTCGATCCTCGGCGCCACCAAGCTGCAGTTCTGGACCCACGTCGCCTTCCCGGTGCTGTGGCCAAGCCTGCTCGGCGCCACCATGCTGCTGTTCGCCAATGCCTTCGGCGCCATCGCCACGGCCTATGCGCTCACCGGCTCCTCGCTCAACATCGTGCCGATCCTGCTCTATGCGCAGATTCGCGGCGACGTGCTGCATGACCCCAATCTCGGTTATGCGCTGGCGCTGGGCATGATCTTGATCACTGCCGTATCCAACATCACCTATATCTGGCTGCGTGCGCGCAGCGACCGGTGGCTGCGATGA
- a CDS encoding ABC transporter substrate-binding protein, which produces MKNVLSRTLSISILALCASSGVAFSQSLDKLVAAAKAEGQLTVIALPHDWCNYDEVLSTFKSKYGIQVNELNPDAGSGDEVEAIKANKGNKGPQAPDVIDVGLSFGPTAKAENLLQPYKVSTWDSIPAEAKDADGHWYGDYYGVLAFQVNTDIVKNVPKDWADLLKPEYANSVALAGDPRTSNQAIQAVYAAGLSTAPAGGAEAGKAGLEFFKKLNAGNFVPVIGKAASIAQGSTPIVVRWDYNALADRDKLAGNPPTEVVVPKSGVVAGVYVQAISAYAPHPNAAKLWMEHLYSDEGQLLWLKGYCHPIRFNDLAAKGKIPADLLAKLPPAEAYKAAVFPTLDQQNASKAVIAGEWDKIVGANVK; this is translated from the coding sequence ATGAAAAACGTGCTGAGCCGTACTCTCTCCATTTCCATCCTGGCCCTGTGCGCCTCGAGCGGCGTCGCGTTCAGCCAGTCGTTGGACAAGCTGGTTGCGGCAGCCAAGGCCGAAGGCCAGCTCACCGTCATCGCGTTGCCCCACGACTGGTGCAACTACGACGAGGTGCTGAGCACCTTCAAGTCGAAGTATGGCATCCAGGTGAACGAGCTCAACCCGGACGCCGGTTCGGGCGACGAGGTCGAGGCGATCAAGGCGAACAAGGGCAACAAGGGCCCGCAGGCTCCCGACGTGATCGATGTCGGCCTGTCCTTCGGCCCGACCGCCAAGGCCGAAAACCTGCTGCAGCCCTACAAGGTCTCGACCTGGGATTCGATCCCGGCCGAGGCGAAGGATGCCGATGGTCACTGGTATGGCGACTATTACGGCGTGCTGGCGTTCCAGGTGAACACCGACATCGTGAAGAACGTGCCGAAGGATTGGGCCGACCTTCTGAAGCCGGAATACGCCAATTCCGTCGCTCTGGCCGGTGACCCGCGCACCTCCAACCAGGCGATCCAGGCGGTCTATGCCGCTGGTCTCTCCACCGCCCCCGCTGGCGGCGCGGAAGCCGGCAAGGCTGGCCTCGAATTCTTCAAGAAGCTGAACGCCGGCAATTTCGTCCCGGTGATCGGCAAGGCCGCTTCCATCGCCCAGGGCTCGACCCCGATCGTCGTCCGCTGGGACTACAACGCGCTCGCCGACCGCGACAAGCTGGCCGGCAACCCGCCGACCGAAGTCGTGGTGCCGAAGAGCGGCGTCGTGGCCGGTGTCTATGTGCAGGCCATCAGCGCTTACGCCCCGCACCCGAACGCCGCCAAGCTGTGGATGGAGCACCTCTACTCCGACGAAGGCCAGCTGCTGTGGCTGAAGGGCTACTGCCACCCGATCCGCTTCAACGACCTTGCCGCCAAGGGCAAGATCCCCGCGGACCTGCTCGCCAAGCTGCCGCCGGCCGAAGCCTACAAGGCCGCGGTGTTCCCGACCCTCGACCAGCAGAACGCCTCCAAGGCGGTCATTGCCGGCGAATGGGACAAGATCGTCGGCGCCAACGTGAAGTGA
- a CDS encoding helix-turn-helix domain-containing protein produces the protein MEEGTSNSPSACESTVDDYGVLQWDTREDCEVRQILDRIADKWSLLVIALLDKRTLRFTQLRNSIKGVSQRMLTTTLRHLERDGIIQRTVYPVVPPRVDYALTPLGVTLHETIQSLVAWTERYQNEIAAARARYDARERGE, from the coding sequence ATGGAAGAAGGCACTTCAAACTCACCGAGTGCGTGCGAAAGCACCGTGGACGATTACGGCGTGCTGCAATGGGACACGCGCGAGGATTGCGAGGTGCGGCAGATCCTCGACCGGATCGCCGACAAATGGTCGCTGCTGGTCATTGCGCTGCTCGACAAGCGCACGCTGCGCTTCACGCAACTGCGCAACAGCATCAAGGGCGTCAGCCAGCGCATGCTGACCACGACGCTGCGCCATCTGGAGCGTGACGGCATCATTCAGCGCACCGTGTATCCGGTGGTGCCGCCGCGGGTCGACTATGCGCTGACCCCGCTCGGCGTGACACTGCACGAGACCATCCAGTCGCTGGTCGCCTGGACCGAGCGCTACCAGAACGAGATCGCCGCCGCCCGCGCCCGCTACGATGCGCGGGAGCGCGGCGAGTAG
- a CDS encoding MFS transporter: protein MPTSPSPSSEAGHLSGRAKGALLVLCSAIFLEGIDVAMLNVALPAIRAELGLSTTTLSAVVSAYVLGYAGFMLLGGRAADLFGRRRMFLLALAVFLLFSGLGGLATEGWMLLVARFFTGVAAAFMTPAGLSLITTNFPEGPQRNKAILIYAATGSAGFSLGLVAGGFLAAIDWRWVFFAPVILSAILLVLAPRLIVDDGSTESRDTFDVPGAVTLTGAMLLVTYGVTRLERPSEELGWTLAVFATSAMLWMLFVMIERSSCSPLVRLGLLRSGPLVRANLTALLFAGSFFGFQFVVSLYLQEIMGWTPMQTSLALLAIGVDVMLAPTVTPWLVNRFGNSRVILGGLVLAAASYALFLRLSLDWTYAAMFPSMILLGLAFALAYGPLTIAATDGIDESEQGLAGGLVNTAFQFGAALGLSAVSAISIISLGAGLLPDERLEALRIALIVPVAATALSVLVTASGLRRRSVATALPAE from the coding sequence ATGCCCACTTCTCCGTCTCCATCGAGCGAGGCCGGCCATCTGAGCGGCCGCGCCAAGGGCGCCCTCCTGGTGCTGTGCAGCGCCATCTTCCTTGAGGGCATCGATGTCGCGATGCTCAATGTCGCGCTGCCGGCGATCCGCGCCGAACTCGGCCTTTCCACCACCACGCTCAGTGCCGTGGTCAGCGCCTATGTGCTGGGCTATGCCGGCTTCATGCTGCTCGGCGGGCGCGCCGCCGACCTGTTCGGCCGGCGCCGCATGTTCCTCCTCGCCCTTGCCGTGTTCCTGCTGTTCTCCGGGCTCGGCGGCCTTGCCACCGAGGGCTGGATGCTGCTGGTGGCGCGCTTCTTCACCGGGGTGGCCGCCGCCTTCATGACGCCGGCAGGCCTCTCGCTGATCACCACCAATTTCCCGGAGGGTCCGCAGCGCAACAAGGCGATCCTGATCTATGCCGCCACCGGCTCGGCCGGCTTCTCGCTCGGCCTCGTCGCCGGCGGCTTCCTCGCCGCGATCGACTGGCGCTGGGTGTTCTTCGCGCCGGTGATCCTCTCCGCGATCCTGCTGGTTCTGGCGCCGCGCCTCATCGTCGATGACGGGTCGACCGAGAGCCGCGATACGTTCGACGTGCCCGGCGCGGTCACGCTGACCGGAGCGATGCTGCTCGTCACCTATGGCGTCACCCGATTGGAGCGCCCCAGCGAGGAACTGGGCTGGACGTTAGCGGTGTTCGCGACCAGCGCCATGCTGTGGATGCTGTTCGTGATGATCGAACGCTCGTCCTGTTCGCCTTTGGTCCGCCTCGGCCTGTTGCGCTCGGGTCCGCTGGTGCGGGCCAATCTCACAGCCCTGCTGTTCGCCGGCTCGTTCTTCGGCTTCCAGTTCGTCGTCTCGCTTTATCTGCAGGAGATCATGGGGTGGACACCGATGCAGACCAGCCTTGCCCTGCTCGCCATCGGCGTCGACGTCATGCTGGCGCCGACCGTCACGCCGTGGCTGGTCAACCGCTTCGGCAATAGCCGCGTCATCCTCGGCGGGCTGGTGCTGGCCGCGGCGTCCTACGCGCTGTTCCTGCGGCTCAGCCTCGACTGGACCTATGCGGCGATGTTCCCGAGCATGATCCTGCTCGGCCTCGCCTTCGCGCTGGCCTATGGGCCGCTCACCATCGCCGCTACCGACGGCATCGACGAGAGCGAACAGGGCCTCGCTGGCGGCCTCGTCAACACCGCCTTCCAGTTCGGCGCGGCCCTGGGGCTCTCAGCGGTGAGCGCCATCAGCATCATCAGCCTCGGCGCCGGGCTGCTGCCCGACGAGCGGCTGGAAGCGCTGCGCATCGCCCTCATCGTCCCGGTGGCGGCGACCGCGCTCAGCGTGCTGGTCACCGCGAGCGGCCTGCGCCGCCGCAGCGTCGCGACGGCGCTGCCGGCCGAGTGA
- a CDS encoding SAM-dependent methyltransferase, with the protein MGHTHTDSFHFLRAWIADPRGVGALAPSGRALAELITSDVTEATGPVIELGPGTGVFTQALVDRGVREEDMTLVEFGSDFARLLRARYPEARVLCMDAGRLSQHHLFEGAPVGAVISGLPLLNMGTRKVMAILDGAFSYMQPRGAFYQFTYGPRCPVPRAILERLGLKATLLGRAIRNIPPAAVYRITARPARQNRRGVPALAEA; encoded by the coding sequence ATGGGCCACACCCACACCGATTCCTTCCACTTCCTGCGCGCCTGGATCGCCGATCCGCGCGGCGTCGGCGCGCTGGCGCCGTCCGGGCGTGCGCTCGCCGAGCTCATCACCAGCGACGTGACGGAAGCGACCGGGCCGGTCATCGAACTGGGGCCGGGGACCGGCGTGTTCACCCAGGCGCTGGTCGATCGCGGCGTGCGCGAGGAAGACATGACGCTGGTCGAGTTTGGCTCCGATTTCGCCCGGCTGTTGCGGGCGCGTTATCCCGAGGCGCGGGTGCTGTGCATGGATGCGGGCCGCCTCAGCCAGCATCATTTGTTCGAGGGCGCGCCGGTCGGCGCCGTCATCAGCGGCCTGCCGCTGCTCAATATGGGCACGCGCAAGGTGATGGCGATCCTCGATGGCGCCTTCTCCTACATGCAGCCGCGAGGCGCCTTCTATCAGTTCACCTATGGTCCGCGCTGCCCGGTGCCGCGCGCGATACTGGAGCGCCTTGGCCTCAAGGCGACGCTGCTCGGCCGCGCCATCCGCAACATTCCACCGGCGGCGGTCTATCGCATCACGGCGCGGCCGGCCCGCCAGAACCGCCGGGGCGTCCCGGCGCTGGCTGAAGCCTGA
- a CDS encoding HAMP domain-containing sensor histidine kinase: MSTCTQCSLRWHLVVRLVGLQAALLTLFMLATLVALWASGCLVNLEPEDNVVDTLAAAVGRDAQGGLVINATPELARLREATPSLWFTVRDTEGDVLSEGEVPAKFAGVGKALGEVGQARLGWRLGDPPRSGARMKQVETAAGNVQIMTGYGGRVPILSVIWAVLAISVSVMLPVLALMAVATLIATPIVVRRALEGLNAAAAEAELIEISERGARLSLENVPAEVVPLVDAVNDALGRLDEGYERRQRFLMDAAHELRTPIAILTTRLEGLEDGTQKTRLVADAARLANLAEQLLDLQRVDQDRQSFVPVDLVNLGRQVAADLAPLAIAAGFELSFEADAEYLNVSGDPLSLERALTNLVQNAIEHAGRRGAITIRVERSGVVEVVDEGKGIPEEHRRQIFEPFQRLQPRDRGAGLGLTLVSEIVRLHRGSITVLDGPGGGARFRILLPMPQAGLMPG, encoded by the coding sequence ATGAGCACCTGCACGCAATGTTCGCTGCGCTGGCACCTCGTGGTACGGCTCGTCGGCTTGCAGGCGGCCCTGCTCACCTTGTTCATGCTGGCGACGCTGGTCGCGCTGTGGGCGTCCGGCTGCCTCGTCAATCTCGAGCCGGAGGACAACGTCGTCGATACGCTCGCGGCGGCGGTGGGGCGCGATGCGCAGGGCGGCCTGGTGATCAATGCAACCCCCGAGCTGGCGCGCCTGCGCGAGGCTACACCGTCCTTGTGGTTCACGGTCCGCGACACTGAGGGCGATGTGCTGAGCGAAGGCGAGGTGCCGGCCAAGTTCGCCGGTGTCGGCAAGGCGCTCGGCGAGGTCGGCCAGGCTCGGCTCGGCTGGCGGCTCGGCGATCCGCCGCGCTCCGGCGCGCGAATGAAGCAGGTCGAGACCGCCGCGGGAAACGTGCAGATCATGACCGGCTATGGCGGCCGGGTGCCGATCCTGTCGGTGATCTGGGCTGTGCTCGCCATCTCCGTCAGCGTCATGCTCCCCGTGCTGGCGCTGATGGCGGTAGCGACGCTGATCGCGACCCCGATCGTGGTGCGGCGGGCGCTGGAGGGGCTGAACGCCGCCGCCGCCGAGGCCGAACTGATCGAGATCAGCGAGCGCGGCGCGCGGCTGTCGCTGGAGAATGTGCCGGCCGAGGTGGTCCCGCTGGTCGATGCGGTGAACGATGCGCTCGGTCGCCTCGATGAGGGCTATGAGCGCCGCCAGCGTTTCCTCATGGACGCCGCCCACGAACTGCGCACGCCGATCGCCATACTGACCACCCGCCTCGAAGGCCTGGAGGACGGCACGCAGAAGACCCGTCTCGTTGCCGACGCGGCGCGGCTCGCCAATCTCGCCGAGCAATTGCTCGACCTGCAGCGTGTCGACCAGGACCGGCAAAGCTTCGTGCCGGTGGACCTGGTCAATCTCGGGCGGCAGGTCGCGGCCGACCTCGCGCCGCTCGCCATCGCGGCCGGCTTCGAATTGTCTTTCGAAGCCGATGCCGAGTACCTCAACGTCTCCGGCGATCCGCTGTCGCTGGAGCGGGCGCTCACCAATCTGGTGCAGAACGCCATCGAGCACGCTGGCCGGCGCGGCGCCATCACCATCCGCGTCGAGCGCAGCGGCGTGGTGGAAGTGGTGGATGAGGGCAAGGGCATTCCCGAAGAGCATCGCCGGCAGATCTTCGAGCCGTTCCAGCGCCTGCAGCCGCGCGACCGCGGCGCCGGGCTTGGCCTGACCCTGGTCAGCGAGATCGTCCGGCTGCATCGCGGCTCCATCACCGTACTCGACGGGCCGGGCGGCGGTGCGCGCTTCCGTATCCTGCTGCCGATGCCGCAGGCTGGTCTCATGCCGGGCTGA
- a CDS encoding response regulator transcription factor, with protein sequence MRILLVEDEPEMASALGTALNRHDIVLDHVPTLAQAEEALADRVHDAVLLDRQLPDGDGLSLLAQLRARTAEVRNTPVILLTARGEVADRVAGLDAGADDYLAKPFAVEELLARLRAVLRRPGNVPNRVVRLGRLAFDCEHREASVEGAGLDLPRRELLVLETLLRRAGRTVMRAALEEAVYGFDDEVQSNALDAHISRLRRKLGEAGAGIEIHGIRGVGYLLRALA encoded by the coding sequence TTGCGCATATTGCTGGTGGAAGACGAGCCGGAAATGGCGAGCGCCCTCGGCACGGCGCTGAACCGGCACGACATCGTGCTCGACCATGTGCCGACGCTGGCGCAGGCGGAAGAAGCCTTGGCCGACCGCGTCCATGATGCCGTGCTGCTCGACCGCCAATTGCCCGATGGCGACGGCCTCTCGCTGCTTGCGCAGCTGCGCGCCCGCACGGCGGAGGTGCGCAATACCCCGGTGATCTTGTTGACCGCCCGCGGCGAAGTCGCCGACCGCGTCGCCGGCCTCGACGCCGGCGCGGACGACTATCTCGCCAAGCCGTTCGCGGTGGAGGAATTGCTGGCCCGCCTGCGCGCCGTGCTGCGGCGGCCGGGCAATGTGCCGAACCGTGTCGTGCGCCTCGGCCGGCTCGCCTTCGACTGCGAACATCGCGAAGCCAGCGTCGAGGGCGCGGGGCTCGATTTGCCGCGTCGCGAGCTGCTGGTGCTGGAGACGCTGCTGCGCCGCGCCGGCCGCACCGTGATGCGCGCGGCGCTGGAAGAGGCGGTCTACGGCTTCGACGACGAAGTCCAGTCCAACGCGCTCGACGCCCATATCTCGCGGCTGCGCCGCAAGCTCGGCGAGGCCGGCGCCGGTATCGAGATCCACGGCATTCGCGGCGTCGGCTATCTGCTGCGGGCGCTCGCATGA
- a CDS encoding LysR family transcriptional regulator codes for MDRLTSMSVFAKVAEVGSFAAAADLFGLSAPMVGKHVRALEERLGARLINRTTRRQSLTEFGRVYYERCKLVLTEADAADALADELLGVPRGPLRVSVPVLFGRRCVVPVLLKLARLHPELELSLSFSDRPVDLIEDGFDLAIRNGATGDGVGLISRRVARQHMAVCASPAYLDAHGVPRTIAELEAYEAIIYSRSGRARSWLFPQGEGAPIAVTPKSRLRLDDLEAIADAAVASMGLAWLPCWLVRDHVTSGALVRVLADTPNIAFDSHALWLQTPHLPLRIRLAVDALAAELPKFMD; via the coding sequence ATGGACCGCCTCACCAGCATGTCGGTATTCGCCAAGGTCGCCGAGGTCGGCTCCTTCGCCGCCGCCGCCGACCTGTTCGGCCTCTCCGCGCCGATGGTCGGCAAGCATGTGCGGGCCCTGGAGGAGCGGCTCGGCGCGCGGCTCATCAACCGCACGACGCGGCGCCAGAGCCTCACCGAGTTCGGCCGGGTCTATTATGAGCGCTGCAAGCTGGTGCTCACTGAAGCCGATGCCGCCGATGCGCTGGCGGACGAGTTGCTCGGCGTGCCGCGTGGTCCGCTGCGCGTCAGCGTGCCGGTGCTGTTCGGCCGGCGCTGCGTCGTCCCGGTGCTGCTCAAGCTGGCGAGGCTGCATCCCGAGCTGGAACTGAGCCTCTCCTTCAGCGATCGCCCGGTCGATTTGATCGAGGACGGTTTCGATCTCGCCATCCGCAACGGCGCCACCGGCGACGGCGTCGGGCTGATCAGCCGCCGCGTCGCCCGTCAGCACATGGCGGTGTGTGCATCGCCCGCCTATCTCGACGCGCACGGCGTGCCGCGAACGATTGCCGAGCTGGAGGCGTACGAAGCGATCATCTATAGCCGCTCCGGCCGGGCGCGCTCCTGGCTGTTTCCGCAAGGCGAGGGCGCGCCGATCGCGGTCACCCCGAAGAGCCGGCTGCGGCTCGATGACCTCGAGGCCATTGCCGATGCCGCCGTCGCCAGCATGGGCCTCGCCTGGCTGCCCTGCTGGCTGGTCCGCGACCATGTCACCTCCGGCGCGCTGGTCCGCGTGCTGGCCGATACGCCCAATATCGCCTTCGACAGCCATGCGCTCTGGCTGCAGACCCCGCATCTGCCGCTGCGCATTCGCCTTGCGGTCGACGCGCTGGCAGCTGAACTGCCGAAATTCATGGATTAG